A window of Burkholderia ubonensis contains these coding sequences:
- a CDS encoding ATPase yields MDSSTQSDEADLRAEYAALHQRAAMLEEQVPPLLQRISDVLPRISGESELADEHRERLVGARNAAMVSIENYQQAIPFLQTAESIVEQLDKTPERDEDVEWRDALLQRLDELIDVAVVMIDDAQTYFEQADACALSNIPKSILEE; encoded by the coding sequence ATGGACAGCTCCACTCAATCCGACGAAGCCGATCTCCGCGCCGAATACGCAGCACTACACCAGCGCGCCGCCATGCTGGAGGAACAGGTCCCGCCGCTCCTGCAACGCATTTCTGACGTCCTGCCGCGAATCAGCGGCGAGTCGGAGCTCGCGGACGAGCATCGCGAACGGCTCGTCGGTGCGCGCAACGCTGCGATGGTCTCGATCGAAAACTACCAGCAGGCGATCCCCTTCCTGCAAACAGCGGAATCGATCGTCGAACAGCTGGACAAGACGCCCGAACGTGACGAGGACGTGGAGTGGCGCGATGCATTGCTGCAGCGCCTCGACGAACTGATCGACGTAGCGGTCGTGATGATCGACGATGCGCAAACGTATTTCGAGCAGGCAGACGCCTGCGCTCTGTCCAACATACCGAAATCGATTCTCGAAGAATGA
- a CDS encoding HD domain-containing protein → MNKLVAAIAFAADKHRNQRRKDDEASPYINHPIALADVLANEAGIEDERVIVAAVLHDTVEDTETNEQELLRLFGKDIADIVMEVTDDKSLPKDERKRLQIEHAAHISRRAKLVKLADKICNVRDVARHPPADWPLERRQAYFDWAKAVVDRMRGVHPGLEAIFDAAYDARPAE, encoded by the coding sequence ATGAACAAGCTGGTGGCAGCCATCGCTTTCGCGGCGGACAAGCATCGCAATCAGCGGCGCAAGGACGACGAAGCGTCGCCGTACATCAATCATCCGATCGCACTGGCCGACGTGCTGGCCAACGAGGCCGGCATCGAGGACGAGCGCGTGATCGTCGCGGCGGTGCTGCACGACACGGTCGAGGACACCGAGACGAACGAGCAGGAATTGCTGCGCCTGTTCGGCAAGGACATCGCGGATATCGTGATGGAAGTAACGGACGACAAGTCGCTGCCGAAGGACGAGCGCAAGCGGCTCCAGATCGAACACGCGGCGCACATCAGCCGTCGCGCGAAGCTGGTCAAGCTGGCCGACAAGATCTGCAACGTGCGCGATGTCGCGCGGCACCCGCCCGCGGACTGGCCGCTCGAACGCAGGCAGGCGTATTTCGACTGGGCCAAGGCCGTGGTCGATCGCATGCGTGGCGTGCATCCGGGGCTCGAGGCGATCTTCGACGCCGCGTATGACGCGCGGCCCGCCGAGTGA
- a CDS encoding DUF429 domain-containing protein, with amino-acid sequence MPAARFLSVARSLPAVAGVDVGGNRKQCDLVILRGAAIVYHAARIAPEALPALCIEHDVVAVGVDAPSIWWTGSGRRAAEQALARERISCFPTPSREQAVASASGFFDWMFIGERVYRALADTYPLLTDARYAGGRVSFETYPYAVTCALLGKAIASAKQKRNQRRQLLMQLGVDVTALRSVDARDATLCALTAQYVIDGNAHAYGDAAGGYIRVPVVDRTIVLDTLLRVRP; translated from the coding sequence ATGCCGGCGGCCCGATTTCTATCCGTCGCGCGATCGCTGCCCGCGGTGGCGGGCGTCGATGTGGGCGGCAACAGGAAGCAATGCGATCTCGTGATTCTGCGCGGCGCGGCGATCGTCTACCACGCGGCGCGGATCGCACCCGAGGCGCTGCCTGCGCTGTGCATCGAGCATGACGTGGTGGCCGTCGGCGTCGACGCGCCGAGCATCTGGTGGACGGGAAGCGGTCGTCGGGCCGCCGAGCAGGCGCTCGCGCGCGAACGGATTTCATGCTTTCCGACGCCGTCGCGCGAGCAGGCCGTAGCGAGCGCGTCGGGCTTCTTCGACTGGATGTTCATCGGAGAGCGCGTTTACCGCGCGCTGGCGGATACCTATCCGTTGCTCACCGACGCGCGGTATGCGGGCGGGCGCGTGAGCTTCGAGACTTACCCGTATGCAGTTACGTGCGCGTTGCTCGGCAAGGCGATCGCCTCGGCGAAGCAGAAGCGCAACCAGCGCCGGCAATTACTGATGCAGCTTGGGGTCGACGTGACCGCACTTCGATCGGTCGACGCACGCGATGCGACGCTTTGCGCGTTGACCGCGCAATACGTGATCGATGGAAACGCGCATGCGTATGGGGATGCGGCGGGCGGCTATATCCGCGTGCCGGTGGTCGACCGGACGATCGTTCTCGATACGCTGTTGCGGGTGAGGCCCTGA